The Pseudomonas aeruginosa genome includes the window CAGGTGGCCGACGGCGGTACGCGCATCTACCTGATGCACGGCAATCGCGACTTCCTCATTGGCAAGGCGTTCTGCCGCGAGGCCGGATGCACGCTGCTGCCCGACCCGAGCGTGATCGACCTGTACGGCGAGCCGGTATTGCTGATGCACGGGGACAGCCTGTGCACCCGAGACGAGGCCTACATGCGCCTGCGCCGCTGGCTGCGCAACCCGCTCACGCTCTGGGTACTGCGCCACCTGCCACTGGCCACCCGGCACAAGCTGGCACGCAAGCTGCGCAAGGAAAGCCGCGCGCAGACCCGCATGAAAGCCGTCGACATCATCGATGTCACGCCCGAAGAAGTGCCCCGGGTCATGCGCGGGCATGGCGTGCGTACCCTGATCCACGGCCACACTCATCGGCCGGCCGAACACCCGCTGGACATCGACGGCCAGCCCGCCCGGCGCATCGTGCTCGGCGACTGGGACCGCCAGGGCTGGGCCCTGGAGATCGACGCCAACGGCCATCGCCAGGCGCCCTTCCCGCTCTGACCCACCCCAGGCCCGCCATGCGGGCCTTTCAGCGAAGCATTATGCGATTCGCATTTTTTCCGCTGTCCATCTTGACGTCGCGGGCCACCTTTCAGCAGGATCGCGCTCCCCCACCCCGCATCAAGGAATGATCGTGATCATCTCGAAGGGAAACCTGATCAAGTTCGTCGCCGCCCCCCTCGGCATGCTCGCCCTCGGCTTCGGCCTGTTCAACGGCGTGTTCTTCTATAACGAAGCCGGCTTCATGACCCACGTAAGGACCATCTTCGGCGACGAGAAGATCGTCGATGACGTCGGCTACGCGACCAAGTGGTTCGGTCGCGCCACCACCTGGAAGAAGGCCATCAGCGTGCAGTCCGTGCTGGTCATGGACGATAACGACACCAATCCGGACAACGACGGCCTCGGCGCCACCATCGAGGCTTTCCCGATCGTGTTCCTCGGCAACGTCGACGCCAAGGTCGAATCTTCCGCGCGCTTTCGCCTGCCCGGCGGCGAGCCGTTCCTGAAGATGGCCCAGGAATACCGCAACCCGGACAATTTCATCCGCACCGCACTGGTGCCGGCGATCAAGGAAACCCTCCAGGCCACCGCTTCGCTGATGAGCGCCGACGACTACTACGCCGGAGCCCGCAGCGAATTCGCCGCCGAGTTCGAGAACCAGCTCAACGACGGCCTGTAC containing:
- the lpxH gene encoding UDP-2,3-diacylglucosamine diphosphatase, with translation MSVLFISDLHLEAERPDITRAFLSFLDERARRAEALYILGDFFEAWIGDDGMDAFQRSIAQSLRQVADGGTRIYLMHGNRDFLIGKAFCREAGCTLLPDPSVIDLYGEPVLLMHGDSLCTRDEAYMRLRRWLRNPLTLWVLRHLPLATRHKLARKLRKESRAQTRMKAVDIIDVTPEEVPRVMRGHGVRTLIHGHTHRPAEHPLDIDGQPARRIVLGDWDRQGWALEIDANGHRQAPFPL